One window of Etheostoma spectabile isolate EspeVRDwgs_2016 chromosome 6, UIUC_Espe_1.0, whole genome shotgun sequence genomic DNA carries:
- the LOC116690788 gene encoding cathepsin S: protein MTSPTDQRAMFASLLLVSLCVGAAAMIDSRLDDHWELWKKTHAKKYRNEVEEVRRRELWEKNLMLITLHNLEASMGLHTYDLGMNHMGDLTQEEILQSYATLSVPADMQRAPSAFVGTSGTDVPDTMDWRQKGCVTRVKMQGSCGSCWAFSAAGALEGQLAKTTGKLVDLSPQNLVDCSSKYGNHGCNGGFMHQAFQYVIDNQGIDSDASYPYTGQSQPCHYNPVNRAANCSSYSFLPEGDEGVLKQALANIGPISVAIDATRPRFTFYRSGVYDDPSCTLKVNHGVLAVGYGTLSGEDYWLVKNSWGTSFGDQGYIRMARNKKNQCGIALFGCYPIM from the exons atgacGAGTCCCACGGATCAAC gcgCGATGTTTGCGAGCCTGCTGCTCGTCTCCCTGTGTGTCGGGGCAGCGGCCATGATTGACAGCCGGCTGGACGACCACTGGGAGCTGTGGAAGAAGACGCACGCGAAGAAGTACCGAAATGAA GTGGAGGAGGTGCGCCGCAGGGAATTGTGGGAGAAGAACCTGATGCTCATCACATTGCACAACCTGGAGGCCTCGATGGGGCTTCACACCTACGACCTCGGCATGAACCACATGGGAGACTTG ACACAAGAGGAGATCCTGCAGTCGTACGCCACACTCAGTGTCCCCGCTGACATGCAGAGGGCACCATCTGCCTTTGTGGGGACATCCGGGACCGATGTACCCGACACCATGGACTGGAGACAGAAGGGCTGTGTCACCCGTGTGAAGATGCAG GGTTCATGTGGCTCCTGCTGGGCCTTCAGTGCCGCCGGGGCCCTGGAGGGCCAGTTAGCCAAGACAACAGGGAAGCTGGTGGACCTCAGCCCCCAAAACCTGGTGGACTGTTCAAGCAAATATGGCAACCACGGCTGCAACGGTGGCTTCATGCACCAAGCCTTCCAGTACGTCATCGACAACCAGGGCATCGACTCGGATGCTTCGTACCCCTACACGGGACAG TCACAACCGTGCCACTACAACCCGGTGAACCGCGCCGCCAACTGCTCCAGTTACAGCTTCCTGCCCGAAGGGGACGAGGGAGTTCTGAAGCAGGCTCTCGCCAACATCGGACCCATTTCAGTGGCAATCGACGCCACACGGCCCAGATTCACCTTCTACAGGAGTG GAGTGTACGATGACCCGAGCTGCACCCTGAAAGTGAACCATGGGGTTCTGGCTGTGGGCTACGGCACACTGAGCGGAGAAGACTACTGGCTGGTAAAAAACAG CTGGGGAACAAGCTTTGGAGACCAGGGCTACATCCGGATGGCACGCAACAAGAAGAACCAGTGTGGTATCGCTCTTTTCGGCTGCTACCCCATCATGTAG